The following proteins are co-located in the bacterium genome:
- a CDS encoding putative hydro-lyase: protein MSARIETIQGIGPRELRARIRRGEWRKPTAGLAAGYAQANLVVLPRDAAYDFLVFCQRNPKPCPLIEVTDPGSPEPAVTAPGADLRVDVPKYRVYRRGRPVTEEDDIRPYWRDDLVACLLGCSFTFEGAMQRAGIPVRHVDCGRNVPMYVTSIPCRSAGALHGPMVVSMRPLPAAHVPRAVLITGRYVRAHGAPVHIGDPTAIGINDLSRPDYGEPPVIEPGEAPVFWACGVTPQAVAMAAGVEFMITHAPGHMFVTDLRDEDLTAG from the coding sequence GTGAGCGCCCGTATCGAGACGATCCAGGGCATCGGCCCGCGCGAGCTGCGCGCGCGCATCCGGCGCGGCGAGTGGCGCAAGCCCACGGCGGGACTCGCCGCCGGGTACGCGCAGGCCAACCTGGTCGTGCTGCCGCGCGACGCGGCGTACGACTTCCTCGTCTTCTGTCAGCGAAATCCGAAGCCGTGCCCGCTCATCGAAGTGACGGATCCGGGCAGCCCCGAGCCGGCCGTCACCGCGCCGGGCGCCGATCTGCGGGTGGACGTGCCCAAGTACCGCGTGTACCGCCGCGGGCGGCCGGTGACCGAGGAGGACGACATCCGGCCGTACTGGCGCGACGATCTCGTCGCGTGTCTGCTGGGATGTTCGTTCACGTTCGAGGGCGCGATGCAGCGGGCGGGCATCCCCGTTCGCCACGTCGACTGCGGCCGCAACGTGCCGATGTACGTGACGTCGATCCCGTGCCGGTCCGCCGGTGCGCTCCACGGACCCATGGTCGTCAGCATGCGTCCGCTGCCGGCGGCGCACGTCCCGCGCGCCGTGCTGATCACGGGCCGCTACGTCCGGGCGCACGGGGCGCCCGTGCACATCGGCGATCCCACGGCGATTGGGATCAACGATCTCAGCCGTCCGGACTACGGCGAGCCGCCGGTGATCGAGCCCGGCGAGGCGCCGGTGTTCTGGGCCTGCGGCGTGACGCCGCAGGCGGTGGCGATGGCCGCGGGCGTCGAGTTCATGATCACCCACGCGCCCGGGCACATGTTCGTGACCGATCTGCGTGACGAGGATCTGACCGCGGGATAG
- a CDS encoding aminotransferase class V-fold PLP-dependent enzyme, with amino-acid sequence MADSNGLLRAAADRSLRYLDEIRDRRVAPGPQPIDGLKALGGPFPEGPTDPAAVLALLDDVGSPATVASAGGRYFGFVIGGSLPVTLAANWLAGAWDQNGGLVVSSPVAAALEEIALRWLVDALALPAGTGGGFVTGATMANFTALAAARHAVLAAAGWDAEAAGLLGAPAITVIVGDEVHISLLRALTLLGLGRDRVTRVPVDTQGRMRAEALPPLRGPAIVCAQAGNVNSGAFDPIGQICEAAHAAGAWVHVDGAFGLWAAAAPERSHLTRGVERADSWALDAHKWLNVPYDSGLAFVRQPEHLRSAMATSAAYIPQTEQREPFQYTPEMSRRARGVEIWAALRALGRAGLADLIERTCRQAARFAAGLRDAGYEILNDVVLNQVLVAFGDDETTRRVIAGVQSDGTCWCGGTVWHGRAAMRISVSSWATTDEDVDRSLAAMLRVARAMRA; translated from the coding sequence ATGGCCGACTCCAACGGTCTGTTACGCGCGGCCGCCGATCGATCGCTGCGCTATCTCGACGAGATCCGCGACCGGCGCGTGGCGCCGGGTCCGCAGCCGATCGATGGGCTGAAGGCGCTCGGCGGCCCGTTTCCGGAAGGTCCGACGGACCCGGCGGCCGTGCTGGCGCTGCTGGACGACGTCGGGTCGCCCGCGACGGTGGCGTCGGCGGGCGGCCGGTACTTCGGCTTCGTGATCGGCGGCTCGTTGCCCGTGACGCTCGCCGCCAACTGGCTCGCGGGAGCGTGGGATCAAAACGGCGGCCTCGTGGTCTCGTCGCCGGTCGCGGCGGCCCTCGAGGAGATCGCGCTGCGGTGGCTCGTCGACGCGCTGGCGCTGCCGGCCGGGACGGGGGGCGGCTTTGTTACCGGGGCGACGATGGCGAACTTCACGGCCCTGGCCGCGGCCCGGCACGCCGTGCTTGCCGCCGCCGGTTGGGACGCGGAAGCCGCCGGCCTGCTTGGAGCGCCTGCCATCACCGTGATCGTCGGCGACGAGGTGCACATCAGCCTGCTGCGGGCACTGACGCTGCTCGGGCTCGGCCGCGATCGCGTCACTCGGGTTCCGGTGGACACGCAGGGGCGCATGCGGGCCGAGGCGCTGCCGCCGCTGCGGGGGCCGGCCATTGTCTGCGCGCAGGCGGGCAACGTGAACAGCGGCGCGTTCGACCCGATCGGGCAGATCTGCGAGGCCGCGCACGCGGCCGGCGCCTGGGTGCACGTGGACGGGGCTTTCGGGTTGTGGGCCGCGGCCGCGCCGGAGCGATCGCATCTGACCCGGGGCGTCGAGCGGGCGGACTCGTGGGCGCTCGACGCGCACAAGTGGCTCAACGTTCCGTACGACAGCGGTCTCGCGTTTGTCCGGCAGCCCGAGCACTTGAGATCGGCGATGGCCACGTCGGCGGCGTATATCCCGCAGACCGAGCAGCGGGAGCCCTTTCAATACACGCCGGAGATGTCACGCCGCGCCCGCGGGGTGGAGATCTGGGCGGCGCTGCGCGCGCTCGGCCGCGCGGGTCTGGCGGATCTCATCGAGCGCACCTGCCGGCAGGCGGCGCGCTTCGCCGCGGGACTGCGCGACGCAGGATACGAGATCTTGAACGATGTCGTGCTGAACCAGGTGCTGGTCGCGTTCGGAGACGACGAGACGACCCGCCGCGTCATCGCCGGCGTACAGTCGGACGGGACGTGCTGGTGCGGCGGGACGGTGTGGCACGGCCGCGCGGCGATGCGCATCAGCGTGTCCTCGTGGGCGACGACGGACGAGGACGTCGACCGCAGCCTGGCAGCGATGCTTCGAGTGGCGCGAGCCATGCGCGCCTGA
- a CDS encoding type 1 glutamine amidotransferase domain-containing protein, producing the protein MELTGKRVAVLAENYYENLELWYPVMRFREAGATVTIVGPKAGEAYKSKEGYPAKADISMEDAKASDFDAVIVPGGYAPDHMRRHQAMLRLVRETFQQGKVVASICHAGWVPISAGILKGKTMTCVSAIKDDVINAGATYVDKEVVVDGNLISSRTPADLPAFCREIIKALSVAKVGARA; encoded by the coding sequence ATGGAGCTCACCGGCAAGCGGGTTGCCGTCCTCGCCGAGAACTACTACGAGAACCTTGAATTGTGGTATCCGGTCATGCGGTTTCGCGAAGCCGGGGCGACCGTGACGATCGTCGGCCCTAAGGCCGGCGAGGCGTACAAGAGCAAAGAAGGGTATCCTGCCAAGGCCGACATCTCGATGGAGGACGCGAAGGCGTCCGACTTCGACGCGGTCATCGTCCCGGGCGGCTACGCGCCGGACCACATGCGCCGCCACCAGGCGATGCTGCGGCTCGTCCGCGAGACGTTCCAGCAGGGCAAGGTCGTTGCCTCGATCTGTCACGCGGGGTGGGTGCCGATCTCGGCCGGGATTCTGAAGGGCAAGACCATGACCTGCGTCAGCGCGATCAAGGACGACGTCATCAACGCCGGCGCCACGTACGTCGACAAGGAAGTCGTCGTCGACGGCAACCTGATCTCGTCGCGGACGCCCGCGGACCTGCCGGCGTTCTGCCGGGAGATCATCAAGGCGCTGAGCGTCGCCAAAGTCGGGGCGCGGGCGTAA
- a CDS encoding ATP-binding protein, whose translation MTWKFSVSTQTDPEALRIVRRMIRDLVEREGGSEEDGWSLELALGEALFNARSHAYGDATGPVEVAVSFDQGVFTLTVRDRGAPASVPQIPRDLPADRKRLGLFLISAVVDRVDVSQNEDAAGGLRVTMIKRVQPSVMPSMSE comes from the coding sequence ATGACCTGGAAGTTCTCCGTCAGCACCCAGACAGACCCTGAGGCCCTGCGAATCGTACGCCGGATGATCCGGGACCTCGTCGAGCGAGAAGGCGGGTCAGAGGAGGACGGCTGGAGCCTCGAACTCGCCCTCGGCGAGGCGTTGTTCAACGCCCGCAGCCATGCCTACGGCGACGCGACCGGGCCCGTCGAGGTCGCCGTCTCGTTCGACCAGGGCGTCTTTACGCTGACCGTGCGCGATCGCGGCGCGCCGGCCTCGGTGCCGCAGATTCCCCGCGATCTCCCCGCCGACCGAAAGCGTCTCGGCCTGTTCTTGATCTCGGCGGTCGTCGACCGCGTCGACGTGAGCCAGAACGAGGACGCGGCGGGGGGCCTGCGTGTCACCATGATCAAGAGAGTTCAGCCTTCGGTTATGCCGTCGATGTCAGAGTGA
- a CDS encoding LuxR C-terminal-related transcriptional regulator, which translates to MLTLTGSGGCGKTRLALQVVAEVVGDHRDGVWLAEFAPLGDPILVPKAVASALSVPEQRGRAVTETLVDVLRSKALLLVLDNCEHLLEACRDLTVELLRMCPQVRILATSREGLGIPGEILWRVPSLSVPQDVRHLPPAEELVLYDAVRLFADRTTATAPRFAVSAENAAAVTRICQRLDGIPLAIELAAARMKVLTVEQIASRLDDRFQLLTGGSQTVLPRHQTLRAAIDWSHNLLSESERTLFRRLSVFAGGWTVEAAESICSGGGLEIGQILDVLTSLVDKSLVLVATQGGEARYRLLETMRQFAHDQLVTADEESDVRIRHEDWYLNFAERTARELSGPRSGRLVELFETEHDNLRSALEWTRVQRNGAEARLRLVGALYGFWYRAGHWREASEWLASALAGSDAASLPLRTKAFTAAAQFAWRLGDHRRAARLGEQGLVLCRQLGDKEASAWLLTYISVAAMHQGDYDHATALCEEALGIGRELGDKNIISMQLAHLGIVARHVGEYERAATLQTESLAIAREQHDSASIAFVLRNLGKLALRQKDPQRASIYFTESLVLSNESSDKWLSEEALAGLAAVSLAAGDYRRSARLMAAAERLREILGWHPSPPDQADYDECQAAARTALGDAAFAVARTRGQAMTLEQAVEYALASVRSKERAGHPTRDRRPKSDSVTTRELEVVRLVSRGFTNRQIARALVLSRRTVDAHVQNILNKLGFDSRSQIAAWATERSLRGHVDPEAFTYDDDPSHVHRDT; encoded by the coding sequence TTGCTCACGCTGACGGGATCAGGCGGCTGCGGCAAGACCCGGCTGGCGCTCCAGGTGGTGGCCGAGGTGGTCGGCGATCATCGCGACGGCGTGTGGCTCGCCGAATTTGCGCCCCTCGGGGACCCGATCCTCGTCCCTAAGGCGGTTGCCTCTGCATTAAGCGTGCCGGAGCAGCGTGGCCGCGCAGTTACTGAAACGTTGGTGGATGTGCTCCGGTCCAAAGCTCTGTTGCTCGTGCTGGACAATTGCGAGCATCTACTGGAGGCGTGCAGAGATCTCACCGTGGAGCTTCTACGCATGTGCCCGCAGGTGCGCATCCTGGCCACGAGCCGCGAAGGATTGGGCATCCCGGGCGAAATTCTATGGCGGGTTCCCTCCCTTTCTGTGCCGCAGGATGTCCGCCATCTCCCGCCAGCCGAGGAACTGGTTCTGTATGACGCGGTGCGCCTGTTTGCTGACCGCACAACGGCAACCGCTCCGAGATTTGCGGTCAGTGCCGAGAATGCGGCCGCAGTAACAAGGATCTGCCAGCGGCTGGACGGCATCCCGTTGGCGATTGAACTGGCCGCCGCCCGAATGAAAGTGTTGACGGTCGAGCAGATCGCGTCTCGGCTGGATGATCGGTTCCAACTACTGACGGGAGGTAGTCAAACAGTTCTTCCACGGCATCAGACGCTCCGCGCAGCGATTGATTGGAGTCACAACCTGCTCTCGGAGTCGGAGCGAACCCTATTTCGGAGGTTGTCAGTATTTGCCGGCGGATGGACCGTAGAAGCAGCCGAATCGATTTGCTCAGGCGGAGGCCTCGAGATCGGTCAGATCCTCGACGTACTAACATCTCTCGTGGACAAGTCACTTGTACTCGTGGCGACGCAGGGTGGTGAAGCGCGCTACCGACTCCTAGAGACTATGCGTCAGTTCGCTCATGATCAGCTGGTGACCGCTGACGAAGAGAGTGATGTGCGGATCAGGCACGAGGACTGGTACCTCAACTTCGCCGAGCGCACTGCCCGAGAACTCTCAGGACCGCGATCTGGGCGCTTGGTTGAATTGTTCGAGACGGAACACGACAATCTGCGAAGCGCCTTGGAATGGACGAGAGTCCAGAGGAATGGGGCCGAAGCAAGGTTACGGCTCGTGGGGGCACTATACGGGTTTTGGTATCGGGCCGGGCACTGGCGCGAAGCGAGTGAATGGCTGGCTAGCGCGCTCGCAGGCAGCGATGCGGCATCGCTTCCGCTGCGCACGAAGGCCTTCACGGCGGCCGCTCAGTTCGCATGGCGCCTTGGTGACCATAGACGCGCCGCAAGGCTCGGCGAGCAAGGTCTAGTCCTTTGTCGACAACTAGGCGACAAGGAAGCCAGTGCCTGGCTGCTCACCTATATCAGTGTGGCCGCAATGCACCAGGGCGACTATGACCACGCGACCGCGCTTTGCGAGGAAGCTCTGGGCATCGGACGGGAACTAGGGGACAAGAATATCATTTCCATGCAGCTCGCCCACTTGGGAATCGTGGCTCGGCATGTTGGTGAATACGAACGCGCCGCGACGTTACAGACTGAAAGTCTCGCTATCGCGAGAGAACAGCACGATAGCGCGAGCATCGCCTTCGTCCTTCGCAATCTCGGCAAACTGGCACTCCGCCAAAAAGATCCGCAGCGCGCGTCAATCTATTTTACGGAGAGCCTGGTCCTATCCAACGAGAGTAGCGACAAATGGCTCAGCGAAGAAGCACTAGCAGGACTCGCGGCGGTTTCATTAGCCGCCGGCGACTATCGAAGATCGGCTCGCTTGATGGCGGCGGCAGAACGTCTCCGCGAAATCCTAGGCTGGCACCCGTCGCCCCCCGATCAAGCCGATTATGATGAATGCCAGGCGGCTGCGCGCACCGCACTTGGCGATGCCGCGTTTGCGGTCGCCCGGACGCGTGGGCAGGCGATGACGCTTGAGCAAGCGGTCGAGTACGCGCTGGCATCCGTCAGGTCGAAAGAACGTGCAGGACATCCGACGCGCGACAGAAGACCAAAGAGCGACTCTGTCACCACCCGGGAACTTGAGGTTGTTAGGCTTGTCTCGCGCGGTTTCACGAACCGGCAGATTGCTCGAGCGCTCGTCCTGTCGCGACGGACGGTTGACGCGCACGTGCAAAACATTCTAAACAAACTCGGTTTTGATTCCCGCTCGCAGATCGCTGCTTGGGCGACCGAACGGAGCCTTCGTGGCCATGTGGACCCTGAAGCCTTCACCTATGATGATGATCCTTCGCACGTTCACCGGGATACCTAG
- a CDS encoding permease, with translation MAALLHAIDLASAMLWEILWPLILGFALSAAVQALVSKRQMVRLLGDDSPRSIALASLFGFASSSCSYAAVALARSLFRRGANFTAAIVFQFASTNLVIELGIIMAVLLGWQFTAAEFIGGPIMIVLLWRLFRATLRPPLVDEARRQADAGRTGRMEGHAQMDMAVVDDRPLLVRLTSPEGVTAISHHFVMDWAAVWLDVAGGLLIAGAIAAWVPDAFWRTFFLTGSPLGNLLWSPIVAPLVAILSFVCSVGNVPLAAVLWNGGVSFGGVVAFIFADLIVLPILDIYRKYYGRRMALYLLVTSYAVMAAAGLLVDLLFRAAGLVPRVHHAIVVEARLTWNYTSILNLVFLALAAVLVWRFVRTGGPEMLRMMNAPAGTKAS, from the coding sequence ATTGCCGCGCTGCTCCACGCGATCGATCTGGCGTCGGCGATGCTCTGGGAGATCCTGTGGCCGCTGATTCTGGGTTTCGCGCTGTCTGCCGCCGTGCAGGCGCTCGTCTCCAAGCGGCAGATGGTCCGGCTGCTGGGCGACGATTCCCCTCGATCCATCGCGCTGGCGAGCCTGTTCGGGTTCGCGTCGTCGTCGTGCTCGTACGCGGCGGTGGCGCTGGCCCGGTCGCTCTTCCGTCGCGGCGCGAATTTCACCGCCGCGATCGTGTTCCAGTTCGCGTCGACCAACCTGGTCATCGAGTTGGGGATCATCATGGCGGTGCTCCTCGGCTGGCAGTTCACCGCCGCCGAGTTCATCGGCGGACCGATCATGATCGTCCTCCTGTGGCGCCTTTTCCGCGCCACCCTCCGTCCGCCGCTCGTCGACGAGGCGCGCCGCCAGGCCGACGCCGGCCGCACGGGGCGGATGGAGGGGCACGCGCAGATGGACATGGCCGTGGTGGACGACCGGCCGCTGCTTGTCCGTCTGACGTCGCCGGAGGGCGTCACGGCCATCAGCCACCACTTCGTCATGGACTGGGCGGCGGTATGGCTCGACGTCGCGGGGGGCCTCTTGATCGCCGGGGCGATCGCGGCGTGGGTGCCGGACGCGTTCTGGCGGACCTTTTTTCTGACGGGCAGTCCCCTCGGCAACCTCCTTTGGAGCCCGATCGTGGCGCCCCTCGTGGCCATTCTCTCGTTCGTCTGCTCGGTCGGAAACGTACCGCTCGCCGCGGTGCTCTGGAACGGCGGCGTCAGCTTCGGCGGGGTGGTGGCGTTCATCTTCGCGGACCTGATCGTCCTGCCGATCCTCGACATCTACCGGAAGTACTATGGCCGCCGCATGGCGCTCTATTTGCTGGTCACGTCCTACGCGGTGATGGCGGCCGCCGGCCTCCTGGTCGACCTGCTCTTCCGCGCGGCGGGACTGGTGCCGAGAGTTCATCACGCCATCGTCGTCGAGGCGCGCCTGACGTGGAACTACACCTCAATTCTGAACCTTGTCTTTCTCGCGCTCGCCGCCGTGCTCGTCTGGCGGTTCGTCCGCACAGGTGGGCCGGAGATGTTGCGGATGATGAACGCGCCGGCCGGAACGAAAGCGTCGTGA
- a CDS encoding serine hydrolase domain-containing protein codes for MPVATSDRVTVEGHVSRGFEAVRDVFAENVAQRDELGGACCAYYRGEKVVDLWGGVRDKRTGEPWERDTMVLVWSATKGLAAMTMALAHSRGWLDYEAPVCRYWPEFAQQGKEKITVRQLLAHQAGLFAFDEPVDRSVVADLDRLAIVLARQKPAWEPGTRQGYHALTLGFYEGELLRRVDPQHRSLGQVFQDEIASPLGLDVYIRVPEWIPNSRLAWLAPPSPIDMLLNFPLRLTLDSMNHHSNIYRALIANPGTGIVLDKDRVYARNFEVPSGGGVGTARGIAQAYSVFATGGRELGLRPETLQSLAAPAIPPTRGFYDECMKGFGAEFALGFMKSSRAWPFGSAGSFGAPGSGGSLGFADPVAGVGYAYVTSQMGTRLAGDPRDVALRNAVYSVIRPA; via the coding sequence ATGCCCGTAGCCACGTCAGACCGCGTAACTGTTGAAGGACACGTCAGCCGCGGCTTTGAGGCCGTCCGCGACGTGTTTGCCGAGAACGTCGCTCAGAGGGATGAACTGGGCGGCGCCTGTTGCGCCTATTACCGCGGCGAGAAAGTGGTCGACTTGTGGGGCGGCGTTCGGGACAAGCGAACTGGCGAGCCGTGGGAGCGGGATACCATGGTCCTCGTTTGGTCCGCGACCAAGGGACTCGCCGCGATGACAATGGCCCTCGCCCACTCCCGAGGCTGGCTCGACTACGAGGCGCCGGTGTGCCGCTACTGGCCGGAATTCGCGCAGCAGGGGAAGGAGAAGATCACCGTCCGTCAGCTCCTCGCTCACCAGGCCGGGCTGTTCGCCTTTGATGAGCCCGTCGATCGCAGCGTGGTCGCCGACCTGGATCGCCTGGCGATTGTGCTGGCCCGTCAGAAGCCCGCGTGGGAGCCGGGGACGCGGCAAGGCTATCACGCCCTGACCCTCGGGTTCTATGAAGGCGAGCTCCTGCGGCGCGTGGATCCTCAACATCGCAGCCTGGGACAGGTCTTTCAGGACGAGATCGCGTCGCCGCTTGGGCTGGACGTCTATATCCGTGTCCCGGAGTGGATCCCGAACTCCAGGCTGGCATGGCTCGCACCGCCGAGCCCGATTGACATGCTGCTCAACTTTCCGCTTCGCCTCACGCTGGACTCGATGAACCACCACTCGAACATCTACCGGGCGTTGATCGCGAACCCGGGGACCGGGATCGTCCTCGACAAAGACCGCGTCTACGCGCGCAACTTCGAAGTGCCGTCCGGGGGTGGCGTCGGCACTGCGCGAGGTATCGCGCAGGCCTACAGCGTCTTTGCCACGGGAGGACGGGAACTGGGGTTGCGCCCCGAGACCCTACAGTCGTTAGCAGCCCCGGCGATCCCGCCGACGCGCGGCTTTTATGACGAGTGCATGAAGGGCTTCGGCGCGGAGTTCGCCCTCGGTTTCATGAAGTCGAGCCGGGCTTGGCCGTTCGGCAGCGCGGGTTCGTTCGGCGCACCCGGAAGCGGTGGTTCGCTCGGCTTTGCCGATCCGGTGGCCGGCGTCGGCTACGCCTACGTGACCAGCCAGATGGGGACGCGCTTGGCAGGGGACCCGCGCGATGTGGCGCTGAGGAACGCGGTCTATTCCGTGATCCGACCGGCCTGA
- a CDS encoding MOSC domain-containing protein has product MAIVGEVESLWRYPVKSMRGEQLSEAFVSFAGIFGDRLFAFRGAARPKAFPYLTGREQATMLLYRPRFRHPEKATKPPNWAEAEDAGPGLNPIPANAQDLAVDVETPSGAMLAVDDPALARELSERLAKPEGLTLLRSDKSMTDCRPVSLFSVQTARQLGAELGTNMDKRRFRANIFADLAPAAGFAEDDFVGRTLRIGRRVVISILERDSRCAMITIDPDTTERNPTILSHVVKTRNGEAGVYGAVLVEGVIRVGDPIESSG; this is encoded by the coding sequence GTGGCCATTGTTGGCGAGGTTGAAAGCCTGTGGCGGTACCCCGTCAAGAGTATGCGCGGGGAACAACTGAGCGAGGCGTTTGTCAGTTTCGCCGGCATTTTCGGCGACCGCCTTTTTGCGTTCCGTGGCGCCGCCAGGCCCAAGGCGTTCCCGTACCTGACCGGGCGAGAGCAAGCAACGATGCTGCTTTACCGGCCGCGCTTCCGCCATCCTGAAAAGGCGACGAAACCGCCGAACTGGGCCGAGGCCGAAGATGCCGGGCCTGGGCTGAATCCGATTCCCGCGAATGCGCAGGATCTCGCCGTCGACGTCGAGACCCCTTCGGGCGCCATGCTTGCCGTCGATGACCCGGCGCTCGCGCGGGAACTGAGTGAGCGGCTCGCCAAGCCCGAGGGGCTCACGTTGCTGCGCTCTGACAAGTCGATGACCGACTGTCGCCCCGTTTCGCTGTTCTCGGTCCAAACCGCGCGCCAGCTCGGCGCTGAGCTCGGCACCAACATGGACAAGCGGCGGTTCAGGGCCAACATCTTCGCGGATCTCGCGCCTGCGGCAGGATTCGCGGAAGACGACTTCGTCGGCCGGACGCTCCGGATCGGCCGTAGGGTCGTGATCTCGATCCTCGAGCGCGACTCGCGTTGCGCCATGATTACGATCGATCCCGATACCACGGAACGCAACCCGACGATCCTTAGCCACGTCGTTAAGACCCGAAACGGCGAGGCGGGCGTGTACGGCGCCGTGCTCGTCGAAGGGGTGATACGGGTGGGGGACCCGATCGAATCGAGCGGCTGA
- a CDS encoding ABC transporter substrate-binding protein encodes MVRSGVTRREWLKVASGAAVFAAGGWRASPVSAQGGEIAIGALYPLTGSLALVGADTRKAVELAAEIVNTPHPDLAPLTLAATSGLPKLGGRKLRVIWADAKDPATARAEAERLIDQEKVVALMGCYASGFTQTASIAAETRGIPFLNPESSSPTLTERGFKWFFRTGPHDRTFTSMFYQTFADLKKRGRKISKFAILSENTEFGATAARVEEEMGRQQGYQLVAREMYTSPPASLDAELARVRSAAPDVLIANNYLIDAVTAIRTLKTMRYMPPAIVVQDSGYVQPDYLKQTGKDGYYVISRAAWALGLGARKPLVRKINELFHGRYNQNMDETNARSFTGFLALADALNRGGGTSPTQILQGLLTTNVPASDTIMPWGVKFDKDGQNEQASGVMVQILDAAYKVVWPFDLAETPIVWPAPAWDKR; translated from the coding sequence ATGGTGCGGTCCGGAGTGACGCGGCGCGAGTGGCTGAAAGTCGCATCCGGTGCGGCGGTCTTTGCGGCGGGCGGCTGGCGGGCGTCGCCGGTGTCAGCCCAGGGCGGGGAGATTGCGATCGGGGCCTTGTATCCGCTCACCGGGTCGCTTGCGCTCGTCGGTGCCGACACCCGGAAGGCGGTCGAGCTCGCAGCGGAGATCGTCAACACACCCCATCCGGACCTCGCACCCCTCACGCTGGCCGCTACGAGCGGCCTCCCCAAGCTCGGCGGCCGCAAGCTCCGAGTCATCTGGGCGGACGCGAAGGACCCGGCCACCGCCCGCGCGGAGGCGGAGCGGCTGATCGATCAGGAGAAGGTCGTCGCCCTCATGGGCTGCTACGCGAGCGGCTTCACGCAGACCGCGAGCATCGCCGCCGAGACGCGCGGCATCCCCTTCCTCAATCCGGAGTCGTCGTCGCCCACGCTGACGGAGCGGGGGTTCAAGTGGTTCTTTCGCACGGGGCCGCACGACCGGACGTTCACGTCGATGTTCTACCAGACGTTCGCCGACCTCAAGAAGCGCGGCCGGAAGATCAGCAAGTTCGCAATTCTGTCCGAGAACACCGAGTTCGGCGCGACCGCGGCCCGGGTCGAGGAAGAGATGGGCCGGCAGCAAGGCTACCAATTGGTGGCCCGCGAGATGTACACGTCGCCGCCCGCCTCGCTCGACGCGGAACTGGCGCGCGTCCGCTCGGCCGCACCGGACGTGCTGATCGCCAACAACTATTTGATCGACGCCGTGACGGCGATCCGGACGCTCAAGACGATGCGGTACATGCCGCCGGCGATCGTCGTGCAGGACTCGGGCTACGTGCAGCCCGACTACCTGAAGCAGACGGGCAAGGACGGCTACTACGTCATCAGCCGCGCGGCATGGGCGCTCGGCCTCGGCGCGCGCAAACCGCTGGTGCGCAAGATTAACGAACTGTTCCACGGCCGCTACAACCAGAACATGGACGAGACCAACGCGCGCAGCTTCACAGGATTCCTCGCGCTGGCGGACGCTCTCAATCGCGGCGGCGGCACCTCGCCGACGCAGATCCTGCAGGGTCTGCTGACGACGAACGTGCCCGCGAGCGACACCATCATGCCGTGGGGCGTCAAGTTCGACAAGGACGGGCAGAACGAACAGGCGAGCGGCGTGATGGTGCAGATCCTCGACGCCGCGTACAAGGTCGTCTGGCCCTTCGATCTCGCGGAGACCCCCATCGTGTGGCCGGCGCCCGCGTGGGACAAGCGCTAA
- a CDS encoding MBL fold metallo-hydrolase, with the protein MIIEGFPVGPVGANCYIFGDDATRDVFVIDPGDEAERILAVLHHLNARPIAVVNTHGHFDHVQAVDAVRRATHAPFWIHEAERPVLESGPARAKVLFGIDLPPSPVPDRWLTEGDVLRVGSLQLTVHHTPGHSPGGVCLVGDGLVFTGDTLFAGSVGRTDLPGANQDALFASIARVLLPLPDDTVCYPGHGPETTIGEEKRSNPFVEPLVRASQRPHRA; encoded by the coding sequence ATGATCATCGAGGGGTTCCCGGTCGGCCCGGTCGGCGCCAATTGTTACATTTTCGGGGACGACGCGACCCGGGACGTCTTTGTCATCGACCCGGGCGACGAGGCCGAGCGGATTCTCGCCGTGCTGCACCACCTGAACGCGCGCCCGATCGCGGTCGTGAACACGCACGGCCACTTCGATCACGTGCAGGCCGTGGACGCCGTCCGCCGCGCGACACACGCGCCGTTCTGGATTCATGAGGCGGAGCGGCCGGTGCTGGAGAGCGGGCCCGCCCGGGCTAAGGTGCTCTTCGGGATCGACCTGCCGCCGTCGCCGGTGCCGGACCGCTGGCTCACCGAGGGCGACGTGCTGCGCGTGGGCAGCCTGCAATTGACCGTCCACCACACGCCCGGCCACAGCCCCGGCGGCGTGTGCCTGGTCGGCGACGGTCTCGTGTTTACCGGCGACACGCTGTTCGCGGGCAGCGTCGGCCGGACCGACCTGCCCGGCGCCAATCAGGACGCCTTGTTCGCGTCGATCGCCCGGGTGCTGCTGCCGCTGCCCGACGACACCGTCTGCTATCCCGGCCACGGTCCCGAAACGACGATCGGCGAGGAAAAGCGGAGCAATCCGTTCGTCGAGCCGCTCGTCCGGGCGTCGCAGCGGCCGCACCGCGCCTGA